A genomic segment from Daphnia pulex isolate KAP4 chromosome 5, ASM2113471v1 encodes:
- the LOC124193314 gene encoding uncharacterized protein LOC124193314 produces MEDVDMDSIVEKKVSHKEQAEKKYGPEKMAEWRSNKSLRNRRRKMRIEHSQEIARLEAIDIGLHGRIRHLENRNQNLLNEGQQRKQTGKGKSAAKKKVVVAPSGTKRLLDGNCEASCSKRYREQSESELATKSLAEYEKAKANLETLFKTWETKLSKCITSSELPGLSKDAVAIKEALRTVTRKSADRLTHAKGQMPKVEEDALRQIVAGYQQRYAMVKDDLEFEFLCSGSYD; encoded by the exons ATGGAAGATGTCGATATGGATTCAATTGTTGAGAAAAAAGTTAGCCATAAGGAAcaagcagagaaaaaatatggtCCTGAAAAAATGGCAGAATGGAGGTCAAATAAATCTCTTCGGAATCGTcggagaaaaatgagaatagAACACTCCCAGGAGATTGCGAGGCTGGAGGCGATCGATATTGGGTTGCATGGGAGGATTCGACATTTAGAAAATCGTAATCAAAAT CTACTCAACGAAGGTCAACAGAGAAAGCAAACTGGAAAAGGAAAGTCAGctgcaaagaaaaaggttgTGGTAGCACCCAGTGGGACCAAAAGGTTGCTGGATGGCAATTGTGAGGCATCGTGTTCGAAACGCTACAGAGAGCAGTCGGAAAGTGAACTGGCAACGAAA tcCTTGGCAGAGTACGAGAAAGCCAAAGCGAATCTTGAAACTCTGTTTAAAACGTGGGAGACGAAATTGTCAAAGTGTATTACATCATCAGAGCTACCAGGTCTCTCAAAGGACGCTGTTGCCATAAAGGAAGCTTTGAGGACTGTTACGAGAAAGTCAGCAGATAGGCTCACACATGCTAAAGGGCAAATGCCGAAGGTAGAAGAAGATGCTTTGAGGCAGATAGTCGCTGGTTATCAACAGAGGTATGCCATGGTTAAAGACGACTTggaatttgaattcctttgTTCAGGATCGTACGATTAA